GGATAAATAGCCCCAGGCAGCCAACCCTATAGTCATGGCCGCTCTAAATGAAGAACATTGTGTGGGTTTTGGAGGCAGTAAATTCACATCCACACACCATCATGTGCTACTTTCCGTTCTCTCTGCTTTAATTGTAAGTGAAAAAGTGAATTGTTCTTTTAGAACCTTTAATAAAATTGTATGTGCAACATTAGGGGTAAAACACAGGCGTGTGTGTTTTgcaataaactaaaataaaatgactatattcagaggctgctgctctttctctctgtctctctctgtctctctctctctgggggATCGATTTACATTTTGGCTTTTTTCCCGGAGAGACATTTTACCTCAGCATCTGGCTGGCGGCCCTGCTCACATAAAAGGATTGCTAAAGTGCAACCTGAAGTTAGGGTGAAATTGTtggtgtgtctttattttctcagtgtgCTGTTTCGAATGTCAAGTCTTTAGCTGGTCATAAAGTAGCCTTAAACGACAAGTCTGCAGTTTCTGCGTTTTGTCACACACCAGTAATGCGGGTCTGGACTTGACGAGACGAGACAGGCTGCCATGATCTGGATCCGAACCAAAGTATTTCAAGAGTCGGGGAAATAAACGTGATGAAACACTGAGACGGTGAACGCGTTGCTCCCGCTAGTGATGAGCCGTTTGCAAACGAGCCAATTCTTTGTAGtgaatgaaaagagagagagagagagccgaAGCTTCGGGACAGACTAGGATCATACCACTGTGTTAAAAAGGGAAGAGAGGTGCCGGGGCACACagtcaaattacatttaaatgcaaaggCGTcgagaaaaagtgaagaaattaGCAAAAACTGGACGTCCAAGCTGAGGCCTCTGGTATTTCTGAAGCTGCACTAAAGGCTTTTATCTAaagtgtcataatgttaagacttgcatttgtttgatttgattgctTTGGTTCActttgattaaatgttaaacgATAGCAACTGTTTTCTAgaagaaaatgcataaaaataaggCTTTTATGAATGGaacttcttattttattcttctaaGTGTACTGAgccaaaaaagacaaatctttCAAAAGAGCTGTACTTCCCATCACTAGCTCCCACCAGTGGCCGTTAAAGGCAAGCACGTAGATCTGGTCTGGGAAGTTCATTTCCTTTTCCAGGAGCATAACAAAGTTGGCCTCAGGTagacctagcaacagtaactatgGTGTTAGCTTTAATGGTCCTCACACCAGAACTGCTCtgaacatttcaaataaatgaaaatgtcctGCTCCAATTTTAGTAATTCTGTAAATACATTCCAGACTCCTCTATATGGAGACATTCATCACTACTTACTGCTACTAATGGAAGCATGTATATTCATTTTAGAAGTTCGTCCTCACACTGAGGTAGTAAATCTGTGACAATGATACATATCAGAGACACAAAGCACTTTGTTTTCTCTAACGTTTGCTGCCGTCATTCTCATTCTGACAGAAAAGGGAGACTTCATAGCTCTGGATCTCGGGGGGTCGAACTTCCGGATCCTCCGGGTCAAAGTGACACAGGACAAGAAGCAGCCGGTTCAGATGGAGAGCCAGGTCTACGACACCCCTGACGACATCATCCACGGGAGCGGGACACAggttaaaacacagtttgtctttttttaactttaaaatcaCTCCACATTGAGCCTGGTTCATAGTTCCGAGTGTCCCTATGTTGTAATGCTTGTCATCAGCAAATACTGCCAGTGTCCGCCCTCAACACAGAGCTCTGTTGTATTTAAGGTCAAGTCGAGGATCAGTTTGTGTAAAACGACCTCTTGAGTAACTGAGAGTAACGGGGGCCGACGTCAGAAGCCACGCAGACCCACGCTCTGAACTTGTGGGGAACAGCTGGCGGTCGTATTGTAACCCGATGACCAAAACATGAGCGGCCGCCCGGAGGCGCGTGATTGGTCGAGGGCATGACTTACACGGGACAGAACAAGACAGATGCCGTTTAATGAAATGATGAAGCGACAGCTGGCTAGGAAACGTAACGGGATACGCCAGCAGGTTTGTTAACAAAGACGCGTATTCGAGGGTGATTTAGTAAAATGTAACATCCTGAGGTCGTTCCAGTGAAGGGAGAATGCTACTGGACGATTATGCAAGTCTCCCCCCACCATAATAAAAGCAAGaagagatgcatttaaaaagtgtgttcagaaatgaatcaaaaaaCAGTGATCTTTCTCTATGAATAAGAAAGGTTATTACTAGTAACCTGCCACAGACTTCCTTATATTGCGTAGAAAGGTAATGGCCTAAGTGGGCGTGGCCTGTTTCATCAGTTCAGAGTGTCTGGAGGGTCAGAACTTTAGGGGGttctttaatgtcaaactactgtgtcacaaagctaccatttggttttaaaaataaagacaataaattgtactgaaatgagaagatgaagcaGGAACAATGcaactgcaaaacaaacttaaagatatgAGTTTGATATGAACATGTTTGATATGAATATCAATCTATCCTGCAGACTCTAAGCAGCCCCAGGACCTGTTCCTGTCCTCATAACAAATTAGAAAGTACTCGCACAGCAAAGCACAGCAAAGTTCAgtgttaaaataaagttttatattcCGTCACACATTGTTGACTTTAGTCCCCATttccacatgtgaggacatatattttttatacttcttaggacTTACTTATCCCAAATAACTTAAGAAGAAAGAatttttaagaaattaaaaatgaatgccaaACTTAAGCTCAGCAACAACCAGGCTAAACACGCCTACGCGTCAGATGCATCTGAATTACCTTTACAAGAAATCCAATCAAATGCGTCTACGGTTACTGTAGCACCACCTGTTGGTTGACGTGTGTAAAAGGCCGTACTTCCTACGGGTAAAGCCTCAactttgttgttctttctcCAGTCAAGAAAGTTTTGacgtgataaaaataaaaatacacaaataaataataggATTCCATCCCATTTTCAGTGCTTGGACGCgttataaataaaaggaaataaaatgtactGTTACACATAAACTTCGTGTCCAGTAAATCTGAAACTTTGTGAAATActatgttaatgttttttttttctgttatttccccttttattagtattaaaaaatgcaaataacaaatatacaaacacagaatatctaagaagaagaagatgtaaTCTTTTCTAAATGTACCATATTTCCTACTTCCCTCAGCCATAATGTCCTGGCTAACATTGTTGACAAGGAAACATTCAACAACCccaaataaaacagttaaaggGACACGAGGAATCTTTCAAACACTTTCAAACACTTTACATACAGAGGAGAGGggtctttatatatatatctctttTGCAGTTTAGTAGGAGGAAGACGCAATCTATGCACCGCGATGAATTGGATCAAAGTGTGCCGAGCATTAATCGAGCTTCTGTGGATATTTAGACGTTTAATGCTTGGGAAAATATATCTGTTGGCCCAcgttttgtgtgtcagtgtgttaaaaaaaacctcccctctgtctgcagctctttgaCCACGTCGCAGATTGCCTGGGCGACTTCATGGAGAAGCAAAAAATCAAGGATAAAAAGCTTCCTGTGGGATTTACGTTCTCCTTCCCCTGTGCCCAAACCAAACTGGATGAGGTAAACACCCAGACTGTGTTCTCTGCTTTGGACTTTAAAGAGACGCAACTTCTGCAAAAAATCAAGCTGCTTGTTAGTGTTAAAACATAATGtactgtcccttttttttttcatagcctTAGATGCTTAATTAATCATCAGATAACATCCGTGTTATGTGGCGTCAGTTACACTATCTCTTTCAGCTTGGATTTCTGTTCCTAGAAGTTGAATGAAAATCCGCCCGTGTCGTGGTTACAGTGAAggctaaatgtgttttctgcgATGCTGTGACTGGACTAGTAATGCAGAGACACTCCAGACTTTCCaagcctgcctgcctgcctgggATTGATTTGTAAAGTGCAGCCTCCTtataaaagtgtttgttttacaggCTGTCTTGGTGACATGGACAAAGAAGTTCAAAGCCAGTGGTGTGGAGGGCGTGGACGTTGTGAAGCTTCTGAACAAAGCGATCAAGAAACGAGGggtgagtgtttttcttttctccttttctgtaaGTAGCTCATGACTGATAgttcttgtttttaaatttagttttgagTTAAGCTTAATCTCGTTTTCTCAGGACTACGAGGCGGACATCATGGCGGTGGTGAATGACACGGTCGGCACCATGATGACTTGTGGATTCGACGACCAGCGCTGTGAAGTGGGAATCATTATAGGTGAAAACTCAGACtgatttctattattattattattataactcaTTTTATCAtgtataaaatgataaattctCGGCTTGTACAAGTTTACAGCTTCAAAAAGCAAAAGTAGCCCTCCAATAGGCTGctgaattttattattttacattttataatgattataagcaaaaaaaaattctgaaattATCTATTTTGGTAAATACTGTTTGGAAAAATCAGGGTAAAAACTACAGCAGGGCCAAAGCACCTTAAAGTACAATGAACACAGTTGTACATGTGGGGGCGCCAAAGGCCTAACAACCTGGTCCAGCCACCATCAGGACAACTCAcacagatcaaagtcatgtacAGGAGTCGGGAGTCATGCAGGTTTTCACCCTTTCAGGAACGGGAACTAACGCCTGCTACATGGAGGAACTGCGCCACATTGACCTGGTGGAAGGAGACGAAGGACGGATGTGCATCAACACTGAGTGGGGGGCCTTCGGGGACGACGGGTCCCTGGAGGACATCCGCACAGAGTTTGACCGTGAGATTGATAGAGGCTCCATCAACCCTGGAAAACAGCTGTAAGACCTGATTCTTCCTTTTCTACTTTAATTGTCCTTCTACCCattgcatagactgtatataaatatggaattacttgcattggccaaactgacattTGCAGAGGACGCAGCGCACAAGCAGTAAATCATTTCTGCAGAGCATCTATAAATGTCCAAAAATGCGGCTGTGTTTTGTCTCTGACCAGGTTTGAAAAGATGGCCAGTGGGATGTACATGGGAGAACTGGTTCGACTCATCCTGGTGAAGATGGCCAAAGAGGGGCTGCTATTCGAGGGCCGAATCACCCCCGAGCTCCTGACGAAAGGAAAGATCGAGACAAAGCACGTTTCTGCAATTGAAAAGTGAGTGGCTTTCAATTTTGAGCACACGAATATCTGAAAGTCTTCAGAAGAAGCTAACCGTGTAGCTAGCTCCCATCcacatccattcatccaaggttagataagttgtgtgcttctcctCAGGGTCAGAAATCTCACTAATCTTGGAGTGAATTACatggcttggtgattcactgtccctattacatttagctatgtttaaaattaaaactaagtTAACAGGTTAACatgtccctacttaatctctttgTCAGTTTGGGGAtctttggtctgaaaaacgttgaaaacgTTTGACGTTCAATGgccaaatatatattttttacgcTTTAGGACAAAAGAAGGGCTGAAAAAATGCATGGAAATCCTGACGAGGCTCGGGGTGGAGCCTTCGGATGAAGACTGTCTGGCCGTGCAGCACGTGTGCACCATCGTATCCTTCCGCTCAGCAAACCTAATTGCTTCGACTCTGGGAGGGATCCTGTCTCGcctgaaggaaaacaaaggagTCGGCCGTCTCCGCACCACCGTCGGCATTGATGGCTCTCTGTACAAGATGCACCCACAGTGAGTACTCCACAAGACAAGGAGTTTGGTAAAGACTGAACGCTACGACGGGGTTTCTCAATGTgtacaacaatcagccacaacattaaaaccactgacagtagaagtacaATTGTGATGAGTTATgccaattcaatgttctgctttgaagcttttggaccttttattgattcatgtggatgtcacttagacatgtagcacccacctagaccagaccaggtacccccaccccatagcaacgacacagaaacacaaaaaacagtttaggaactacgaaaaagaaaacataaagaacagcacagggtgttgacgtagcctccaaattcactagatcccatcaagtgtctgtggggtgatccacagaggcccctcccctcaatccataggacccataggacccccactaacaacatccagacagacaccacaggacaccctcagaaggcccatgtctaatgattcacaactgttttggaggcacaagggagacctagacaaaaCCCAAAGACAACCACTAAAATAAATCCTACGACATCCTCTGAGGAATACAGAGGATGTGCACCAGACGTTCTCTTCTGCAGTTTCCCATAAATCAGACTAAATAAAATCACCTCGACAGTTTTGAGACGTCTTCAGTTGGTGATAACGTAGGGGGAGCTATGAAATGTCTGACAGCAACAAGGAAGGAGCCACTTAACGTGTGCGTCAGTGCAGCTTCTACCCCCATGTTCACATAAGGACACATTAGAATTTATAATGTGTCTTCACGAGAGCAAGCGTTCCTCACGAGAATAACCGTCTGCTCTCTGAACAGATACGCTCGCCGTCTGCACAAGACAGTGCGCCGCCTGGTCCCCGACTCAGACGTCCGCTTCCTGCTGTCCGAGAGCGGCAGTGCGAAGGGCGCGGCCATGGTGACGGCGGTGGCGTACCGTCTAACGGAGCAGGCCCGCCAGATTCAGCAGACGATGGCGGAGTTCCGGCTGAGCAAAGCCCAGCTGCTGGAAGTGAAGAAACGGATGAGGGTGGAGATTGAAAGAGGCCTGAGGAAGGACTCCCACAAGGAAGCGACGGTCAAAATGTTGCCCACCTTTGTCCGGAGTACACCCGATGGAACAGGTGAGTTTAAGAAAGAGGGAACAAAACCCTGCAAACCCATAAATGTAGTGTGCGATTTAGAGAAAGCGTCAAGCAACAATTTTGAatcataaactgtataaaaattaaactgcgactcctcaaaagtgaagccaaagcaagtagagctccccctggtggctggaggctgtagtataggtcataagctccacctcctccatgttagtgggcgggacttgggcctaaaactaaaacactaataaggatgttttttgtccttaatATTATTCTGATGAATATTAAAGTTTCATTTGAGTTAGTAATTTGACGCTAGTTGTCATGCCAACCAGTCCATGAAGCTGTCCTGTAAGACTGTGAGAGCtggaaaaaagtaaatatataaataaataaatatgaagtacagtgtataatccaaaaTGTaattgtaactggtggaggtagagcagagtgtagttTTAATTAAGTGAAAATGCGAGTGAGTCATCGATATCGCGGCATGGTACAAATGGATGTAATGAACAGATTTCCTCATGGAGGATTAATTAAGaataacagcaaaacaaaagagagtCAGGATATTATTATTCTCAGTCCAGCAGGTGACAAGTTATTAATTAAGCGCTTTTGTGACCGACTCAGAGTATTGTTCTGTTAATTGCTCTAAAAACATTGATGAAAAAGTCATTTCACAAGAATGTTGAAGTTGGTTTAACAACTAAAACCTGGACATGTTCAGCATCTTTACCTTAGTTTGATCATTAAGAGTTATACTTGTATTTTCCACCAATTTCCTGGAATGCTAATACAACAGAATGGCACCATCAGTAATTAGATTGGGGCCTAATAAGCCCTCCTTTCACTTTGCACCCCAGCGGAAgatacacacagatatatatgACACCTCCTGCAGAAAGGAAGGCTTGATTTTCTAATGGGACCGAGTTGTAGAGATGGTTTCtcgggttaaaaaaaaaacacttttcttacAGAAAACGGGGATTTCCTTGCTCTGGATCTTGGAGGGACAAACTTCCGCGTGCTCCTGGTTAAGATCCGCAGTGGGAAGAGGCGGTCGGTGGAGATGCACAACAAAATCTACGCCATTCCTATCGAAGTCATGCAGGGCACGGGAGAAGAGGTAGCACTCAGCTTTTTACGACTTTGCCGCCACCCCTCCCACCCAAGAGAAGTTCCTACTTACTTTAAAAGCCTTTCAAAGTAACTCTCGTGACTCTCTTTCCAGCTTTTTGACCACATTGTGCACTGCATCTCTGATTTCCTGGACTACATGGGAATGAAAAGTGCTCGACTGCCACTGGGTTTCACCTTCTCCTTCCCCTGCTACCAGACCAGCCTGGATGCAGTACGTTCTCTACCAGTTACCTCCAAAACAGACGCAATTATATGTTGGTAAAAGtgaaccaaaaataaaactagatCCTGGTCCATAACAGGTAATGACTAGTGGAGCTAgtggtagagctccccctggtggctgtcTGCAGTAtcgctccacctcctccatgttagtacATGGAATTTGGGCCAAActaacacattaaaaaaatacatcatataatttttcaaggatgttttctgtaattttaggGAATTGATATATAATTCTATATTTAGTATACAGTTAGTTATTTAATGCTGTAGAaataggatgtgacatcattATAACTAcgagttgccatgacaaccactgctgttggagcatTAGTGttggggaaaaataataataataataaaaaaaaaaataataagtacagtgtaAAATCCAACGTTTCCTTGCAACTGGTGGAAGTAGAGTAGGGTACAGTAttaatgaaactaaaatgtgagtgagtctggaggaagtttgGTTGGGGCGTTTATATTGGGGCTACACTTTTGGACCGTACTGAGCAGTCTCCAAAATTGTAATATGGTGCAGTATCTCCGGGAAAATAATGTCAGGTTGGCCAATGCAAGGGGgttgttgtccatatttatatacagtctatgcaaaGGGTAGAAGGACAAATGTAATAGATAGTGTAAGAGTATCTGGAAATAAGAGCAGGGTATACCAACACAATGCCTCCATCTACGTTTTAGCTTTGGGGCTTTAGTGCTTCAGTGTTATTGGTGCAAATACAAATGAGATTGTGTTGTGTACTCCACAGGGGATCCTTGTAACCTGGACCAAAGGCTTCAAGGCCACAGACTGCGAGGGTGAGGATGTAGTGGAGCTTCTTCGGGATGCAATCAAGAGGAAAGAGGTAACCTGAGACAAGAACTACGGCTGTTTCAATCACAACAGCTCAGCGGCGTAGCTGTGCGTTTGTGACAACACAGACGACAAAACACAGAGTTTTTGCATTGCATTTGACAAATTGTTATATAATTTGTATATAACGGGCTAAGAATGCGACAGTAAGACCAGCTTTGTTTAAGTGACCTTAGACTGTCatcaaaaacaagaagaacttTCACAAGTGTCTCACgatctatattttatatacaaTACATCAATTTCTCTGCTGGTTAACATGAAAGTCTGACTGCCACTTTGCTGTGGGATTGCATAGTTTGTCCCCTTCAAAATCAAATTGCTTTGAAATTTCTGTTATTATAGTGATAATTGGAAAACCTCTTTACTGGCCAGTAAACGCTGTTAAATGCACTCAAGAAAACATTGAATGTTTTCTCCGCTgaaggaggacaaagagggaaAGAACGTGGAGACTGGCAGACTAcctcattaaaaagaaaaaaaaaatcaatgttatGTATGAGTAATGACCATCATATAGCAGTAACAGTCAACCGCATGCACatatcagccagaacattatgaccactgacaggagacgtaaataaatttaaaacatcttgtgacaattcaatgttctgatgg
The nucleotide sequence above comes from Mugil cephalus isolate CIBA_MC_2020 chromosome 2, CIBA_Mcephalus_1.1, whole genome shotgun sequence. Encoded proteins:
- the LOC125003690 gene encoding hexokinase-1 isoform X2 encodes the protein MIAAQLLAYYFTELKDDQLKKIDKYLFSMRFSDETLKDIMNRFRREMENGLGNDTNPTATVKMLPTFVRSIPDGSEKGDFIALDLGGSNFRILRVKVTQDKKQPVQMESQVYDTPDDIIHGSGTQLFDHVADCLGDFMEKQKIKDKKLPVGFTFSFPCAQTKLDEAVLVTWTKKFKASGVEGVDVVKLLNKAIKKRGDYEADIMAVVNDTVGTMMTCGFDDQRCEVGIIIGTGTNACYMEELRHIDLVEGDEGRMCINTEWGAFGDDGSLEDIRTEFDREIDRGSINPGKQLFEKMASGMYMGELVRLILVKMAKEGLLFEGRITPELLTKGKIETKHVSAIEKTKEGLKKCMEILTRLGVEPSDEDCLAVQHVCTIVSFRSANLIASTLGGILSRLKENKGVGRLRTTVGIDGSLYKMHPQYARRLHKTVRRLVPDSDVRFLLSESGSAKGAAMVTAVAYRLTEQARQIQQTMAEFRLSKAQLLEVKKRMRVEIERGLRKDSHKEATVKMLPTFVRSTPDGTENGDFLALDLGGTNFRVLLVKIRSGKRRSVEMHNKIYAIPIEVMQGTGEELFDHIVHCISDFLDYMGMKSARLPLGFTFSFPCYQTSLDAGILVTWTKGFKATDCEGEDVVELLRDAIKRKEEFELDVVAIVNDTVGTMMTCAYEEPSCEVGLIAGTGSNACYMEEMRNIEMVEGNEGRMCVNMEWGAFGDNGCLDDIRTNYDQAVDENSLNEGKQRYEKMCSGMYLGEIVRQILIDLTKRGFLFRGQISETLKTRGIFETKFLSQIESDRLALLQVRAILQQLGLDSTCDDSIIVKEVCGTVSRRAAQICGAGMAAVVDKIRENRRLDHLDVTVGVDGTLYKLHPHFSRIFQQTVKELAPKCDVNFLLSEDGSGKGAALITAVGVRQRELEAQQH
- the LOC125003690 gene encoding hexokinase-1 isoform X1, whose protein sequence is MIAAQLLAYYFTELKDDQLKKIDKYLFSMRFSDETLKDIMNRFRREMENGLGNDTNPTATVKMLPTFVRSIPDGSEKGDFIALDLGGSNFRILRVKVTQDKKQPVQMESQVYDTPDDIIHGSGTQLFDHVADCLGDFMEKQKIKDKKLPVGFTFSFPCAQTKLDEAVLVTWTKKFKASGVEGVDVVKLLNKAIKKRGDYEADIMAVVNDTVGTMMTCGFDDQRCEVGIIIGTGTNACYMEELRHIDLVEGDEGRMCINTEWGAFGDDGSLEDIRTEFDREIDRGSINPGKQLFEKMASGMYMGELVRLILVKMAKEGLLFEGRITPELLTKGKIETKHVSAIEKTKEGLKKCMEILTRLGVEPSDEDCLAVQHVCTIVSFRSANLIASTLGGILSRLKENKGVGRLRTTVGIDGSLYKMHPQYARRLHKTVRRLVPDSDVRFLLSESGSAKGAAMVTAVAYRLTEQARQIQQTMAEFRLSKAQLLEVKKRMRVEIERGLRKDSHKEATVKMLPTFVRSTPDGTENGDFLALDLGGTNFRVLLVKIRSGKRRSVEMHNKIYAIPIEVMQGTGEELFDHIVHCISDFLDYMGMKSARLPLGFTFSFPCYQTSLDAGILVTWTKGFKATDCEGEDVVELLRDAIKRKEMEDPEFELDVVAIVNDTVGTMMTCAYEEPSCEVGLIAGTGSNACYMEEMRNIEMVEGNEGRMCVNMEWGAFGDNGCLDDIRTNYDQAVDENSLNEGKQRYEKMCSGMYLGEIVRQILIDLTKRGFLFRGQISETLKTRGIFETKFLSQIESDRLALLQVRAILQQLGLDSTCDDSIIVKEVCGTVSRRAAQICGAGMAAVVDKIRENRRLDHLDVTVGVDGTLYKLHPHFSRIFQQTVKELAPKCDVNFLLSEDGSGKGAALITAVGVRQRELEAQQH